In Candidatus Saccharimonadales bacterium, a genomic segment contains:
- a CDS encoding YdcF family protein, translating into MKNIGIGSSRRRIRQAPNHLGPDSILNLTAAAIVAQSRPGLKLLLSGGKTAGPDLPSEASAGRDYLMKEFSGIDGNDIITEEESMDTAQNAENCLPLLKRYSHIGLLSVGLHAVNAAVLYVRYGIPVEGVMTSQEIIRRDGHYASLLNEHRSPRTTLEFVKEAARYILLQTIDRRGMLLRQITLRSRG; encoded by the coding sequence ATGAAGAACATCGGCATTGGCTCATCACGACGCAGGATACGTCAGGCGCCGAATCATTTGGGTCCTGATAGCATCCTCAACCTCACAGCCGCAGCCATAGTTGCACAGTCCCGACCTGGTCTCAAGCTACTTCTTAGTGGTGGCAAGACTGCGGGCCCCGATCTTCCGTCAGAAGCGTCCGCCGGGAGAGACTATCTGATGAAAGAGTTCTCGGGGATCGATGGAAACGACATCATAACTGAGGAGGAGTCAATGGACACCGCTCAGAACGCCGAGAATTGTCTACCACTACTCAAGAGATACAGTCATATTGGACTATTGAGTGTTGGTCTCCATGCCGTAAATGCGGCAGTTCTCTACGTGAGGTACGGAATACCAGTTGAGGGTGTTATGACCTCACAAGAGATCATTAGAAGAGACGGCCACTACGCGAGCCTCCTTAACGAGCACCGATCACCGCGCACCACTTTAGAATTCGTTAAAGAGGCTGCCAGGTATATCTTATTGCAGACAATCGACAGACGAGGAATGCTCCTTAGACAGATTACGCTTAGAAGTAGGGGTTGA
- a CDS encoding phenylalanine--tRNA ligase subunit alpha — translation MEYSDPRVAEVAKLLRDRLASSDNRSDVMRAPELRSLYAEVGKSEPDQRAELGRQINQLKAELEGLANAEGVLATSQTPIDVTAPFDINTPTDEHPRLLDSEEGSRHPLMSELEYILDIFYRMGFMVVESPEIDDDYHMFGSLNFPEGHPARDDYDTFVTVQTDTSGRQLIAPAHTSTMQNRILKRYRENLDKGGSIAVVIPGRVFRNEDLDPRHEHTFYQLEGVYVGKGIGANMLIATLKEFMQAYYQRDLKIKTQPFYFPFTEPSFEFAAECIFCEQRGCPVCSHTGWIELLGCGMIHPNVLKEAGIDPTIYTGFAWGGGIERPVMIKYGIEDIRYFESAKLDFLRQFA, via the coding sequence ATGGAATATTCAGATCCTCGCGTTGCCGAGGTAGCCAAGCTACTACGAGACCGTCTGGCCAGTTCTGACAATAGGTCAGATGTAATGAGGGCACCCGAGCTCAGGTCACTTTATGCAGAGGTAGGCAAGAGCGAGCCAGACCAGAGGGCTGAACTGGGGCGCCAAATAAATCAGCTCAAGGCTGAGCTTGAAGGTTTGGCCAACGCTGAAGGTGTGCTGGCTACGTCACAGACCCCAATTGATGTCACCGCGCCATTTGATATTAATACGCCAACCGACGAACATCCTAGGCTTCTGGATAGCGAAGAAGGCAGTAGACACCCTCTCATGAGTGAACTTGAATATATTCTAGACATCTTCTATCGGATGGGCTTTATGGTCGTCGAATCACCAGAAATTGATGATGATTATCATATGTTTGGCAGCCTTAACTTCCCCGAGGGTCATCCCGCGCGTGACGACTATGACACTTTCGTTACTGTGCAGACGGACACATCAGGCAGGCAGTTGATTGCCCCTGCCCACACCAGTACGATGCAGAACCGCATCCTGAAGCGGTATAGAGAGAACCTGGATAAAGGGGGTTCGATCGCTGTCGTCATTCCCGGTCGAGTCTTCCGAAACGAGGACCTGGATCCGCGTCATGAACACACTTTTTATCAGCTCGAGGGCGTCTATGTAGGCAAAGGGATAGGTGCCAACATGCTCATCGCAACGCTCAAGGAATTCATGCAAGCCTACTATCAACGTGATCTTAAGATAAAGACACAGCCATTCTACTTCCCATTTACCGAACCCAGTTTTGAGTTTGCGGCAGAGTGTATCTTCTGTGAGCAACGAGGTTGCCCAGTCTGTAGCCACACCGGTTGGATCGAGTTGCTTGGTTGTGGCATGATCCACCCCAACGTTCTCAAGGAAGCCGGGATTGATCCAACGATTTACACGGGATTCGCGTGGGGTGGTGGCATCGAACGACCAGTCATGATCAAATATGGCATCGAAGATATACGTTACTTTGAATCAGCGAAGCTCGACTTCTTAAGGCAGTTTGCATAA
- a CDS encoding YajQ family cyclic di-GMP-binding protein — protein MAKDSTFDIVSDFDLSEMHNAIDQSKREIANRYDFKGTAAELTFDPKGHGSGSLVIMGDNDFHIESILDIVRKKLASRGISQKTLDTSLPETTANMVVRKEVYLRKGLDQEKAKQITNLIRQQFPKIKAQIQGDTVRVSSQSKDELQRLMQTLRDTSLEFPINFVNYR, from the coding sequence ATGGCTAAAGACTCCACCTTTGACATCGTTTCGGACTTTGACCTATCTGAGATGCACAACGCCATCGACCAGTCCAAAAGAGAGATAGCCAACCGATACGATTTTAAAGGGACAGCCGCAGAGTTAACATTCGACCCAAAGGGTCACGGCAGTGGCAGTCTCGTAATCATGGGTGATAACGACTTCCATATTGAGAGCATCTTAGACATCGTTCGAAAGAAACTGGCCAGTCGCGGTATCTCACAGAAGACACTTGATACGTCATTGCCAGAGACGACGGCAAATATGGTCGTTCGTAAGGAAGTTTATCTTAGGAAAGGTCTTGACCAAGAGAAAGCCAAGCAGATCACCAACCTAATTAGGCAGCAGTTCCCGAAGATCAAAGCTCAAATACAGGGGGACACCGTACGAGTCAGTAGCCAGAGTAAAGACGAGCTTCAACGCTTGATGCAAACACTGCGCGACACTTCTTTGGAATTTCCGATTAACTTTGTGAACTATCGATGA